From the Lathyrus oleraceus cultivar Zhongwan6 chromosome 4, CAAS_Psat_ZW6_1.0, whole genome shotgun sequence genome, one window contains:
- the LOC127135858 gene encoding uncharacterized protein LOC127135858, producing MPPKPKDPRKFTIYCMIGGVKIPHVLCDLESSINVMPLNKAKELNLGKIISSNMTLTLADLSVTYLHGILQDVLVHVDGLVFPVNFVVVDMKGEISGLVILRHPFLTTRKALIDVETGDLRFKFNKKKVVFNVYDWTPYVDDTETCYQMKEKGGKVDKGKKKGKLFGVRDSLAPDVP from the coding sequence ATGCCACCAAAGCCGAAAGATCCACGTAAGTTTACCATCTATTGCATGATTGGTGGGGTAAAGATCCCACATGTTCTATGTGATTTAGAATCAAGTATAAATGTAATGCCCCTTAATAAGGCTAAAGAATTGAATTTGGGAAAGATTATATCGAGTAATATGACTCTTACCTTGGCCGATTTATCTGTTACTTACCTTCATGGTATCTTACAAGACGTGTTGGTACATGTTGATGGTCTAGTTTTTCCTGTAAATTTTGTGGTAGTCGACATGAAGGGAGAAATAAGTGGTTTAGTTATTCTCAGACACCCATTTTTGACAACTAGGAAAGCATTAATAGATGTGGAAACCGGTGATCTTAGATTTAAGTTCAACAAGAAAAAAGTGGTGTTTAATGTGTATGATTGGACACCATATGTAGATGATACGGAAACATGCTACCAGATGAAAGAAAAAGGTGGCAAGGTTGACAAAGGAAAGAAGAAAGGTAAACTATTCGGTGTGAGGGACTCCCTTGCACCTGACGTGCCTTAG